Proteins encoded together in one Panthera uncia isolate 11264 chromosome A2, Puncia_PCG_1.0, whole genome shotgun sequence window:
- the CNN2 gene encoding calponin-2, translated as MSSTQFNKGPSYGLSAEVKNRLLSKYDPQKEAELRSWIEGLTGLLIGPDFQKGLKDGVVLCTLMNKLQPGSVPKINRSMQNWHQLENLSNFIKAMVSYGMNPVDLFEANDLFESGNMTQVQVSLLALAGKAKTKGLQSGVDIGVKYSEKQERNFDDATMKAGQCVIGLQMGTNKCASQSGMTAYGTRRHLYDPKNHILPPMDHSTISLQMGTNKCASQVGMTAPGTRRHIYDTKLGTDKCDNSSLSLQMGYTQGANQSGQVFGLGRQIYDAKYCPQGPAADGGAVAAGDGPAEAPEYAPYRQEEAGH; from the exons CTCCTGTCCAAATATGACCCCCAGAAGGAGGCCGAGCTCCGTAGCTGGATCGAGGGACTCACCGGCCTCTTGATTGGGCCCGACTTCCAGAAGGGTCTCAAGGACGGCGTTGTCTTGTGCAC actcaTGAATAAGCttcagccaggctctgtgcccaagATCAACCGCTCCATGCAGAACTGGCACCAG CTGGAAAACCTCTCGAACTTCATCAAGGCCATGGTCAGCTACGGCATGAACCCCGTGGACCTGTTCGAGGCCAACGACCTGTTCGAGAGCGGGAACATGACCCAGGTGCAGGTGTCCCTTCTGGCCCTGGCCGGGAAG gccaAGACGAAGGGGCTGCAGAGCGGCGTGGACATTGGCGTCAAATACTCAGAGAAACAGGAGCGCAACTTTGATGATGCCACCATGAAGGCGGGCCAGTGCGTCATCGGGCTCCAG ATGGGCACAAACAAGTGTGCCAGCCAGTCGGGCATGACAGCTTATGGGACGAGAAGGCATCTGTATGACCCGAAGAACCACATCCTGCCACCCATGGACCACTCAACCATCAGCCTCCAGATGGGCACAAACAAGTGTGCCAGCCAG GTGGGCATGACGGCCCCCGGGACCCGGCGGCACATCTACGACACCAAGCTGGGGACCGACAAGTGTGACAACTCGTCCCTGTCCCTGCAGATGGGCTACACTCAGGGCGCCAACCAGAGCGGCCAGGTGTTCGGCCTGGGCCGGCAGATCTATGACGCCAAGTACTGCCCGCAGGGCCCGGCGGCCGATGGGGGTGCGGTGGCTGCAGGCGACGGCCCAGCGGAGGCCCCGGAATACGCCCCCTACCGCCAGGAGGAGGCGGGCCACTGA